Part of the Flavobacterium sp. MDT1-60 genome, ATAAAAATTGAATCTCTCCCACATCTCCGTTCCAAACAATACCCAAAGTCCTTTTGGATGCGCAGTTTTTACTTGAGTTTCTCCCATATTATTCATTATTTATTTAAGGTTAAAAGATTTAGATTATAAGTTTTCTTTGATAAAGTTAGTCATTTTATTATAAAGCTGAATTCTCGTTTTACCTCCAAAAATACCGTGATTTTTATCTGGATATATCTGAGAATCAAATTGTTTATTAGCCTGAATTAACGCTTCCATCATTTGCATTGAGTTTTGCACATGAACGTTGTCATCACCTGATCCGTGAATCAATAAAAATTTACCTTTTAATTTATCAACGTGATTTATTGGAGAATTATGATCGTATCCGCTTGCATTTTCCTGCGGAGTCTGCATGTATCTTTCTGTATAAACACTGTCATAAAAACGCCAGTTTGTTACAGGAGCTACTGCAATTGCCATTTTGAAAACGTCGTTTCCTTGAAAAATACAGTTTGAAGCCATAAAACCTCCATAACTCCATCCGAAGATTCCAATTCTTGAAGCATCAACATATGGATAAGCTCCAATTACTTTTGCGGCATCAATCTGATCTTCAACTTCATATTTTCCGAGTTCTTTTTGAGTAACTTTTTTGAAATCAGCACCTTTAAAACCAGTTCCTCTTCCGTCAACACAAGCTACAATATAACCTTGCTGTGTAAGTGACAAAAACCAATAATCATCAGAATTATTCCAGTCGTTATTTACTTGTTGAGATCCCGGACCAGAATATTGGTACATAAAAACAGGATATTTTTTAGAAGCATCAAAATCTTTTGGCTTTAAAATCCATGCATTAAGTTCGTTTCCTTTAGCCGTTTTTAAAACGAAAAATTCTTTTGCAGGAAGATTATACGATTTTAGCTTATCAGCAAGTGCCTGATTATTTTCGATAACCTGTATTTTTTTTCCAGTTTTTGCCTCGTTTAAAGTATAAGTTGTAGGCTGTAAATTACTTGAGAAAGTATTAATGAAGTATTGGAAATTAGGGCTGAAAGTCGCAACGCTTGTTCCAACTTTTGTAGTTAAACGTAATTTATTTTTTCCGTCTAAACCAATTCTGTAAATATCTCTGTTGATTGAACCATTTTCTGTAGATTGATAGAAAATAGTTTTTGTTTTTTCGTCAAAACCGTAGTAAGATACCACTTCCCAGTTTCCTTTTGTAATCTGATTTTTAAGTTTTCCTGTTTTATCATATACATAAATATGATTAAAACCGTCTTTTTCGCTTGTCCAGATAAAGCTATTATCCTTTAAGAATGTCAAATTATCTGTAACATCTACATAAGCTTTGTCTTTTTCATTTAATACCACTTTTGCAGCAGCTGTGGTTCCGTCTACAAATAACAAATCAAGATTGTCCTGGTGGCGATTTAAAACCTGAGCCGATAATACATTATTATCATTTGTCCATTGTAGTCTGGCGATATAGAAATCATTATAATTTCCTAAATCAACCTTTTTAGTTGAATTTATAGTTGCATCATATATATGTAATGAAACTACTGAATTTTTTTCTCCTGCCTTTGGATATTTAAACGTTTCAATGGTTGGATATAAATCTTTATGAAACATTGACATTGAAAATTCTGGAACAGCGCTTTCGTCAAAACGAATATAAGCTAGTTTTTTACTGTCTTTACTCCAGTCAAAAGCCCGGACAAATGCAAATTCTTCTTCATAAACCCAATCCGTAATACCATTAATAATGGCGTTTTTCTTTCCATCAGTAGTAATTGCAGTCGATTTTTTAGAAGCTGCATCATATACATAAAGGTTATTTTCTTTAGCATAAGCAATTTTAGTTCCGTCTGGTGAGAAAGTTGGCTCCTGAACCTGAAAATCAAAAAGTTTGATTAATGACTTTGAAGCGATATCATATAAAAAATAATCTGCTGTAAAAGAGTGACGGAAGATTTTATTGGTATTGCATGCAATTAAAATCTTTTTTTCTGAAGCATCAAAAGTATAACTGTCAATTCCATTCGAAAGTTCTTTATGATTTTTTGTATCAATTAAATTAGAAACTTTTTTTAAGGTTGCAAAATCATATAAGTCGATCTGCATACTTCTGCTGGCCTGATCAGCATTTAAAACAGTATATTGATCTGTGTTTTTTAGTGATTGAAGTTCATCCATTCCTTTCGCCTTGAATGCCCCTCCATAAATGTTTTCGACAGTAATTTTTTGTTGTCCAAATACAGTAGCAACTAAAAATAAAAGTACTACCGTTATTTTACTTGTATTCATTAGAATTATTTTAAATATAAAAAGAGCCCAATTTTAGTAAAAAAAATAAACATAATACACA contains:
- a CDS encoding S9 family peptidase, whose translation is MNTSKITVVLLFLVATVFGQQKITVENIYGGAFKAKGMDELQSLKNTDQYTVLNADQASRSMQIDLYDFATLKKVSNLIDTKNHKELSNGIDSYTFDASEKKILIACNTNKIFRHSFTADYFLYDIASKSLIKLFDFQVQEPTFSPDGTKIAYAKENNLYVYDAASKKSTAITTDGKKNAIINGITDWVYEEEFAFVRAFDWSKDSKKLAYIRFDESAVPEFSMSMFHKDLYPTIETFKYPKAGEKNSVVSLHIYDATINSTKKVDLGNYNDFYIARLQWTNDNNVLSAQVLNRHQDNLDLLFVDGTTAAAKVVLNEKDKAYVDVTDNLTFLKDNSFIWTSEKDGFNHIYVYDKTGKLKNQITKGNWEVVSYYGFDEKTKTIFYQSTENGSINRDIYRIGLDGKNKLRLTTKVGTSVATFSPNFQYFINTFSSNLQPTTYTLNEAKTGKKIQVIENNQALADKLKSYNLPAKEFFVLKTAKGNELNAWILKPKDFDASKKYPVFMYQYSGPGSQQVNNDWNNSDDYWFLSLTQQGYIVACVDGRGTGFKGADFKKVTQKELGKYEVEDQIDAAKVIGAYPYVDASRIGIFGWSYGGFMASNCIFQGNDVFKMAIAVAPVTNWRFYDSVYTERYMQTPQENASGYDHNSPINHVDKLKGKFLLIHGSGDDNVHVQNSMQMMEALIQANKQFDSQIYPDKNHGIFGGKTRIQLYNKMTNFIKENL